A stretch of the Macaca mulatta isolate MMU2019108-1 chromosome 14, T2T-MMU8v2.0, whole genome shotgun sequence genome encodes the following:
- the SMPD1 gene encoding sphingomyelin phosphodiesterase, with amino-acid sequence MPRYGASPRQSRPRSGREQGQDRTFGAPRLLWMGLVLVLALALALALSDSLVLWAPAEAHPLPPQGHPARLHRIVPRLRDVFGWGNLTCPVCKGLFTAINLGLKKEPNVARVGSMAIKLCNLLKIAPPAVCQSIVQLFEDDMVEVWRRSVLSPSEACGLLLGSTCGHWDIFSSWNISLPTVPKPPPKPPSPPAPGAPVSRVLFLTDLHWDHDYLEGMDPDCADPLCCRQGSGLPPASRPGAGYWGEYSKCDLPLRTLESLLSGLGPAGPFDMVYWTGDIPAHDVWHQTRQDQLRALTTVTALVRKFLGPVPVYPAVGNHESTPVNSFPPPFIEGNHSSRWLYEAMAKAWEPWLPAEALRTLRIGGFYALSPYPGLRLISLNMNFCSRENFWLLINSTDPAGQLQWLVGELQAAEDRGDKVHIIGHIPPGHCLKSWSWNYYRIVARYENTLAAQFFGHTHVDEFEVFYDEETLSRPLAVAFLAPSATTYIGLNPGYRVYQIDGNYSGSSHIVLDHETYILNLTQANTPGAIPHWQLLYKARETYGLPNTLPTAWHNLVYRMRGDMQLFQTFWFLYHKGHPPSEPCGTPCRLATLCAQLSARADSPALCRHLMLDGSLPEAQSLWPRPLFC; translated from the exons ATGCCCCGCTACGGAGCATCACCGCGCCAGAGTCGCCCCAGGTCCGGCCGGGAGCAGGGACAAGACAGGACCTTCGGAGCCCCCCGACTCCTTTGGATGGGCCTGGTACTGGTGCTGGCgctggctctggctctggctctgtcTGACTCTCTGGTTCTCTGGGCTCCGGCAGAggctcatcctcttcctccccaaGGCCATCCTGCCAGGTTACATCGCATAGTGCCCCGTCTCCGAGATGTCTTTGGGTGGGGGAACCTCACCTGCCCAGTCTGCAAAGGTCTATTCACCGCCATCAACCTTGGGCTGAAG AAGGAGCCCAATGTGGCTCGCGTGGGTTCTATGGCCATCAAGCTGTGCAATCTGCTGAAGATAGCACCACCTGCCGTGTGCCAATCCATTGTCCAGCTCTTTGAGGATGACATGGTGGAGGTGTGGAGACGCTCAGTGCTGAGCCCATCTGAGGCCTGCGGCCTGCTCCTGGGCTCCACCTGTGGGCACTGGGACATTTTCTCATCTTGGAACATCTCTTTGCCTACTGTGCCGAAGCCGCCCCCCAAACCCCCTagccccccagccccaggtgcCCCTGTCAGCCGCGTCCTCTTCCTCACTGACCTGCACTGGGATCATGACTACCTGGAGGGCATGGACCCTGACTGTGCTGACCCACTGTGTTGCCGCCAGGGTTCTGGCCTGCCGCCCGCGTCCCGGCCAGGTGCTGGATACTGGGGCGAATACAGCAAGTGTGACCTGCCCCTGAGGACCCTGGAAAGCCTGTTGAGTGGGCTGGGCCCAGCCGGCCCTTTTGATATGGTGTACTGGACAGGAGACATCCCTGCACATGATGTCTGGCACCAGACTCGTCAGGACCAGCTGCGGGCCCTGACCACTGTCACAGCACTTGTGAGGAAGTTCCTGGGGCCAGTGCCAGTGTACCCTGCTGTGGGCAACCACGAGAGCACACCCGTCAATAGCTTCCCTCCCCCCTTCATTGAGGGCAACCACTCCTCCCGCTGGCTCTACGAAGCGATGGCCAAGGCTTGGGAGCCCTGGCTGCCTGCTGAAGCCCTGCGCACCCTCAG AATTGGGGGGTTCTATGCTCTTTCCCCATACCCCGGTCTCCGCCTCATCTCTCTCAATATGAATTTTTGTTCCCGTGAGAACTTCTGGCTCTTGATCAACTCCACGGATCCTGCAGGACAGCTCCAGTGGCTGGTGGGGGAGCTTCAGGCTGCTGAGGATCGAGGAGACAAA GTGCATATAATTGGCCACATTCCCCCAGGGCACTGTCTGAAGAGCTGGAGCTGGAATTATTACCGAATTGTAGCCAG GTATGAGAACACCCTGGCTGCTCAGTTCTTTGGCCACACTCATGTGGATGAATTTGAGGTCTTCTATGATGAAGAGACTCTGAGCCGGCCACTGGCTGTAGCCTTCCTAGCACCCAGTGCAACTACCTACATCGGCCTTAATCCTG GTTACCGTGTGTACCAAATAGATGGAAACTACTCCGGGAGCTCTCACATAGTCTTGGACCATGAGACTTACATCCTGAATCTGACCCAGGCTAACACACCGGGAGCTATACCGCACTGGCAGCTTCTCTACAAGGCTCGAGAAACCTATGGGCTGCCCAACACACTGCCTACCGCTTGGCACAACCTGGTATATCGCATGCGGGGCGACATGCAACTCTTCCAGACCTTCTGGTTTCTCTACCATAAGGGCCACCCGCCCTCAGAGCCCTGTGGCACGCCCTGCCGTCTGGCTACTCTTTGTGCCCAGCTCTCTGCCCGTGCTGACAGCCCTGCTCTGTGCCGCCACCTGATGCTAGATGGGAGCCTCCCAGAGGCCCAGAGCCTGTGGCCAAGGCCACTTTTTTGCTAG